In Brevibacillus brevis NBRC 100599, a single genomic region encodes these proteins:
- a CDS encoding NADH-quinone oxidoreductase subunit A — translation MSDIYTNNYVIVAIFLILGVLLPVATVSFVGPLLRPKKPTREKQTTYESGNIPVGDSWVRFNVKYYIFALMFVIFDVETLFLYPWAVAYKELGLFALVEMVIFISLLVVGLIYAWRKKVLEWN, via the coding sequence GTGAGTGACATCTATACCAACAATTATGTGATTGTCGCGATCTTTTTGATTCTTGGTGTGCTGTTGCCCGTGGCTACAGTCAGTTTTGTTGGTCCATTACTTCGTCCAAAGAAACCGACACGGGAGAAGCAAACTACTTATGAAAGCGGTAACATTCCTGTTGGTGACAGTTGGGTGCGTTTCAACGTGAAGTATTACATCTTTGCCCTCATGTTTGTCATCTTTGATGTAGAAACACTCTTTCTGTATCCGTGGGCCGTCGCTTACAAAGAACTGGGGCTCTTTGCCTTAGTTGAGATGGTCATCTTTATATCCTTGCTCGTCGTAGGATTGATTTACGCGTGGAGAAAGAAGGTGCTGGAATGGAACTAG
- the atpA gene encoding F0F1 ATP synthase subunit alpha, with product MSAIRPEEISSLIKERIANFKSEIEVVDVGTVIQVGDGIARVHGLEKAMQGELLEFQNGVMGMVLNLEEDNVGVVIMGPFRDIKEGDTVKRTGRVMEVPVGEALLGRVVNPLGQPIDGQGPIANNGFRPIESPAPGVMARKSVHEPLQTGIKAIDAMIPVGRGQRELIIGDRQTGKTAVALDTIINQKGKDMICIYVAIGQKQSTVANIVETLRKAGALEYTIIVSATASDPAPMLYLAPYTGVTMAEYFMYKGGHVLCVYDDLSKQAAAYREMSLLLRRPPGREAYPGDVFYLHSRLLERAAKLSDDLGAGSITALPFIETQAGDISAYIPTNVISITDGQIFLETDLFNAGQRPAVNTGLSVSRVGGSAQIKAMKKVAGPLKLELAQYRELAAFAQFGSDLDKATQARLTRGERLMEIMKQGQFDPMPVEKQVASIYSATRGFLDDIPVAEVRRFEKEMLSFLDSNKPQLLEHIRTTKDLPDEKEFNAAIEEFKKGFSVTR from the coding sequence GTGAGTGCAATCAGACCAGAAGAGATTAGCTCCCTCATTAAAGAGCGGATCGCTAATTTTAAATCTGAAATCGAAGTTGTGGATGTAGGCACAGTCATCCAAGTAGGTGACGGTATTGCTCGTGTTCACGGTTTGGAAAAGGCCATGCAAGGGGAGCTTCTCGAGTTCCAAAATGGCGTAATGGGTATGGTACTCAACTTGGAAGAAGATAACGTGGGTGTCGTTATTATGGGACCTTTCCGCGACATTAAGGAAGGCGATACTGTAAAACGTACCGGCCGCGTTATGGAAGTTCCAGTAGGGGAAGCGCTGCTCGGCCGCGTTGTAAACCCACTGGGTCAACCAATCGATGGTCAAGGCCCTATTGCAAATAACGGTTTCCGTCCAATCGAGAGCCCAGCTCCTGGTGTTATGGCACGTAAATCCGTACACGAACCACTCCAAACAGGTATCAAAGCGATTGACGCGATGATCCCAGTTGGTCGTGGACAGCGTGAGTTGATCATTGGTGACCGCCAAACTGGTAAAACAGCAGTGGCGCTCGACACGATCATCAACCAAAAAGGTAAAGACATGATTTGTATCTACGTTGCAATTGGTCAAAAGCAATCTACCGTTGCAAACATCGTAGAAACTCTGCGTAAAGCAGGGGCTCTGGAATACACAATCATCGTTTCTGCTACTGCGTCTGACCCAGCTCCAATGTTGTACCTGGCTCCATATACAGGTGTAACAATGGCTGAGTACTTCATGTACAAAGGCGGACACGTTCTGTGCGTATACGATGACCTGTCCAAACAGGCTGCTGCATACCGCGAAATGTCCCTCTTGCTCCGCCGTCCTCCAGGTCGCGAAGCATATCCTGGTGACGTATTCTACTTGCACTCCCGCTTGCTGGAGCGCGCTGCGAAACTGTCTGATGATCTGGGCGCTGGTTCCATTACGGCTCTGCCATTCATCGAAACCCAAGCGGGTGACATTTCCGCATACATTCCAACGAACGTGATCTCCATCACGGACGGTCAGATCTTCCTGGAGACAGACTTGTTCAACGCGGGTCAACGTCCAGCGGTTAACACCGGTCTTTCCGTATCCCGTGTAGGTGGTTCCGCGCAAATCAAGGCGATGAAAAAGGTAGCAGGTCCACTCAAGCTCGAGTTGGCTCAATACCGTGAGTTGGCTGCGTTTGCTCAGTTCGGTTCCGATCTGGACAAAGCGACCCAAGCTCGTCTGACCCGTGGTGAGCGCTTGATGGAAATCATGAAACAAGGTCAATTCGATCCAATGCCTGTTGAGAAGCAAGTTGCTTCTATCTATAGCGCTACAAGAGGTTTCCTGGATGACATTCCAGTAGCAGAAGTGCGCCGTTTTGAGAAAGAGATGTTGTCTTTCTTGGATTCCAACAAACCGCAACTGTTGGAGCACATCCGCACAACGAAAGACCTTCCAGATGAAAAAGAATTCAACGCAGCGATCGAAGAGTTCAAAAAAGGCTTTTCGGTAACTCGCTAA
- the atpE gene encoding F0F1 ATP synthase subunit C, translated as MEGLALAIGIVFGLAALGAAIGNSLVISRTIEGVARQPEARGSLMGLMFLGLGLVEAVPIIAVAIGFILFGRL; from the coding sequence ATGGAAGGTTTGGCTCTTGCAATTGGTATCGTATTTGGTCTGGCTGCTCTTGGCGCAGCGATTGGTAACTCTTTGGTAATCTCTCGTACAATTGAAGGTGTAGCTCGTCAACCAGAAGCACGTGGTAGCCTGATGGGTCTCATGTTCCTGGGTCTTGGTCTGGTAGAGGCAGTTCCGATCATCGCTGTAGCGATCGGTTTCATTCTCTTCGGTCGCCTGTAA
- the bioC gene encoding malonyl-ACP O-methyltransferase BioC, translated as MQKRAISSRFSEKAVSYEKYALVQKKMADHLSQMVTEITNENDVRSILEIGCGTGGLTRVIRSYFSAAHYEAVEIAQGMLEQAKNNLEQHGLICSFSQADAEEWVWEQQAKSKDLIVSGACFQWFARPAHTLRGLARILKPGAPLVFSTFGPDTFWELHDSFTNAHAILGEKGVRHGLEFLSARDWHEQLEQAGFTDIEISRKYERLTYPGVRDFLHAVKAVGASVSMEQGSGLGRRKLLAEMIRYYEQTYKRETGIPVTYEVIYVRAVSSRAVTFFK; from the coding sequence TTGCAGAAGAGGGCAATCAGCAGCCGATTTAGTGAGAAGGCTGTCTCATATGAAAAATACGCACTTGTGCAAAAGAAGATGGCCGATCATTTGAGTCAAATGGTTACAGAGATAACGAACGAGAATGATGTGCGAAGCATCCTAGAGATTGGCTGTGGAACAGGGGGGTTAACCCGCGTCATTCGCAGCTATTTTTCTGCTGCCCACTACGAGGCGGTAGAGATTGCGCAAGGTATGCTGGAGCAGGCGAAGAACAACCTGGAGCAGCACGGCCTGATTTGTTCATTTTCTCAAGCTGATGCCGAAGAATGGGTTTGGGAACAACAGGCGAAGTCAAAGGATTTGATCGTTTCAGGAGCGTGTTTTCAGTGGTTTGCCAGGCCAGCGCATACGCTAAGAGGATTGGCAAGAATCCTGAAGCCGGGAGCACCTTTGGTTTTTTCGACATTTGGACCTGATACTTTTTGGGAGCTGCATGATTCGTTTACGAATGCTCATGCGATTTTGGGAGAAAAGGGAGTACGCCATGGCCTGGAGTTTCTCTCTGCACGTGATTGGCATGAGCAATTGGAGCAAGCAGGGTTTACGGATATAGAGATCAGTAGGAAATATGAACGGCTAACTTACCCGGGTGTACGGGATTTTCTGCATGCTGTGAAAGCCGTGGGCGCCAGCGTAAGTATGGAGCAAGGGAGCGGTCTTGGACGCAGAAAACTCCTTGCAGAAATGATTCGTTACTATGAGCAGACGTATAAAAGAGAAACGGGCATCCCTGTCACCTACGAAGTTATTTACGTTCGTGCTGTTTCATCAAGAGCCGTGACGTTTTTTAAATAA
- a CDS encoding DUF6042 family protein yields the protein MQTVRDIRHNQDGVVIPSSFAANGWTSVLSHEMNVLFQAMCYVVTKHESKEEMRKALDEFDALKGTFTKPVQEGFKSEEDFKGYVNLLNRFKSFMSRSEYAYPTSLDEAIELFVKWGLVIDNGDAWDVPVYPFPDASELFKLSEAESLALAHIKLEALVHPMFSRLVMKLHEQEENTFSMSKAEMKQLLNTNDQMLAEVLIKLTPYMEEAIENMLEIPEDEKMNFTIVWERIYEDFLGQQFSNNVQ from the coding sequence ATGCAAACCGTTCGCGATATCCGCCACAATCAAGATGGCGTAGTGATTCCTAGCAGCTTTGCGGCTAATGGCTGGACAAGCGTGCTATCTCATGAAATGAATGTTCTTTTCCAAGCAATGTGCTATGTGGTAACGAAGCATGAGTCTAAAGAAGAGATGAGAAAAGCTCTGGACGAGTTCGATGCATTGAAAGGCACATTCACCAAACCTGTTCAAGAAGGCTTTAAGTCTGAAGAGGATTTTAAAGGCTATGTAAACCTCTTGAACAGATTCAAATCGTTCATGAGTCGTTCCGAATATGCATATCCGACATCTCTTGACGAAGCGATTGAGCTTTTCGTGAAGTGGGGTCTGGTAATCGATAATGGAGATGCTTGGGATGTACCGGTTTATCCATTCCCAGATGCATCTGAGTTGTTCAAGCTGAGTGAAGCAGAATCTCTTGCATTGGCTCATATTAAACTGGAAGCATTGGTTCATCCGATGTTTAGCCGCCTTGTGATGAAGCTGCACGAGCAAGAAGAAAATACGTTCAGCATGTCCAAAGCAGAAATGAAGCAATTGCTGAACACCAATGACCAAATGCTGGCAGAGGTTCTGATCAAGCTGACTCCATATATGGAAGAAGCGATTGAAAATATGCTGGAAATCCCAGAAGACGAGAAGATGAACTTTACGATTGTATGGGAGCGCATTTACGAGGATTTCCTCGGACAGCAATTTTCTAACAATGTTCAATAA
- the atpF gene encoding F0F1 ATP synthase subunit B: MLDFGAVSLEWGTLLTQAIVFLLLLLLVRKLAMGPIVGIMEKRRQHIESQISSAEKNRTEAEALLAEQRRVLDEARAESKAIIDRAAKQASDEATKIVTEAQAASERMKAEASAELAREVEKAKLELREQMTSLSVLLASKIIEKELDEAAQKSTVDKFLAQVGDRL; encoded by the coding sequence ATGCTCGACTTTGGAGCGGTATCCCTGGAATGGGGAACGCTGTTAACCCAAGCAATTGTGTTCTTGTTGTTGTTGCTGCTTGTTCGTAAATTGGCTATGGGCCCGATCGTAGGGATCATGGAAAAACGTCGTCAGCATATCGAAAGTCAAATCTCCTCGGCTGAGAAGAACCGCACTGAAGCGGAAGCTCTTCTAGCTGAGCAACGTCGCGTGCTGGATGAAGCGCGTGCAGAATCAAAAGCAATCATTGACCGCGCTGCAAAGCAAGCGTCTGATGAAGCAACCAAAATCGTGACAGAAGCACAAGCTGCATCCGAGCGTATGAAAGCGGAAGCAAGCGCTGAACTGGCACGTGAAGTGGAAAAAGCAAAACTCGAACTGCGTGAGCAAATGACCAGCCTGTCCGTGCTCTTGGCTTCCAAGATCATCGAGAAAGAACTGGACGAAGCAGCTCAAAAGTCTACTGTTGATAAATTTCTCGCACAAGTGGGAGATCGCCTATGA
- a CDS encoding acetyl-CoA C-acetyltransferase: protein MSQREIVIASAVRTAIGSFQGTLAGVSATKLGGIVLEAALERAGVSKDAVDEVIMGNVLSAGLGQNPARQASIHAGLAHEVPSLTINKVCGSGLKAVHLAVQSILAGEAEVVLAGGMENMSQAPYLMEGARSGYRMGDQKVVDSMIRDGLWCAFNDYHMGITAENLCTKYEIGREEQDEFSAWSQEKAQQALTSGRFQEEIVPVPIPQRKGDPVLFAIDEFPRAGVTAEALGKLKPAFKKDGTVTAGNASGINDGAAALLIMTREKAEELGVKPLARIVANASAGVDPSIMGYGPVPATKRVLEKAGLSIADIDLIEANEAFAVQSLSVGKALGFDREKLNVNGGAIALGHPIGASGARILVTLVHELQKREGAKYGLATLCIGGGQGVSTIVEKI, encoded by the coding sequence ATGAGTCAAAGAGAAATCGTCATTGCGAGTGCTGTGCGCACTGCTATAGGTAGCTTTCAAGGAACGCTTGCAGGTGTCAGCGCGACAAAGCTGGGCGGAATTGTACTGGAAGCAGCGCTAGAGCGTGCAGGTGTTTCCAAGGATGCGGTCGATGAAGTGATTATGGGGAACGTACTGTCAGCAGGCTTGGGTCAAAACCCGGCGCGTCAGGCTTCTATTCACGCGGGCCTTGCTCATGAAGTTCCCTCCCTGACAATTAACAAAGTTTGTGGTTCAGGTCTAAAAGCCGTTCATCTGGCCGTTCAGTCCATCCTTGCTGGTGAGGCAGAGGTTGTCTTGGCTGGTGGGATGGAGAATATGAGTCAAGCACCATACTTAATGGAAGGTGCGCGTTCAGGCTACCGCATGGGAGATCAGAAAGTGGTAGACTCCATGATTCGCGACGGGCTGTGGTGTGCTTTCAACGACTACCACATGGGCATTACAGCAGAGAACCTTTGCACCAAATACGAAATCGGACGCGAAGAGCAGGATGAATTTTCAGCGTGGAGCCAGGAAAAGGCTCAGCAAGCGCTCACTAGTGGTCGTTTTCAAGAAGAAATCGTGCCGGTTCCGATCCCGCAGCGCAAGGGTGACCCGGTGCTGTTTGCCATAGACGAATTCCCGCGTGCTGGCGTGACAGCCGAAGCCCTAGGCAAACTAAAGCCTGCATTTAAAAAGGATGGAACTGTGACAGCCGGGAATGCATCTGGTATCAACGATGGAGCAGCAGCTCTTTTGATTATGACACGCGAGAAGGCAGAAGAGCTGGGTGTGAAGCCTCTTGCCCGTATCGTAGCCAATGCGAGTGCAGGTGTTGATCCGAGCATCATGGGGTACGGTCCAGTTCCTGCGACCAAACGCGTACTGGAAAAAGCGGGTCTGTCGATTGCTGACATTGACTTGATCGAAGCAAATGAAGCTTTTGCTGTTCAATCGCTGTCTGTTGGCAAAGCACTAGGCTTTGATCGCGAGAAGCTGAATGTCAACGGCGGAGCCATCGCCTTGGGACATCCAATTGGTGCGAGTGGAGCGAGAATATTGGTCACGCTAGTGCATGAATTGCAAAAACGCGAAGGGGCAAAATATGGGTTAGCAACACTTTGCATCGGCGGTGGACAAGGCGTCTCTACAATTGTCGAGAAAATTTAA
- the atpB gene encoding F0F1 ATP synthase subunit A: protein MHYSLRFEWLGMVFDISTILMILVTSLVVLLLCIGMTRNLTSATPSGAQNVMEWIVDFVTGITKSYITPKKAAGFVSLALTLFLYIFLGNQLGLVFNVNTAHHNGPDHQVSEKVKDMLTASTNEQMKQQKVAKLEEELNSTDPSSHGVVIGWWKSPTATPSVTFALAFIVLLYAHYLGIKKSFTGWLKHTFLNPIHILEEFIIKPLTLPLRLFGNIFAGEVLIAFLLGVGIFGSIPLFLWLGYSVFVGSVQAFIFTTLAMVYLSQQVNEDH, encoded by the coding sequence ATGCATTATTCTCTGCGGTTTGAATGGTTGGGCATGGTATTTGACATCTCCACTATTCTTATGATTTTGGTTACCTCTCTGGTGGTGCTTTTGCTGTGTATCGGGATGACCCGCAACCTGACCTCCGCAACTCCAAGCGGCGCGCAAAACGTGATGGAATGGATTGTGGACTTCGTTACCGGCATTACAAAAAGCTACATCACACCGAAGAAGGCTGCGGGCTTTGTCTCGCTGGCACTCACTTTGTTCCTTTACATTTTCCTTGGAAACCAACTGGGTCTCGTATTTAACGTAAACACGGCTCACCACAACGGTCCTGACCATCAAGTAAGTGAAAAGGTTAAAGACATGTTGACGGCTTCCACGAATGAACAAATGAAGCAACAAAAGGTGGCCAAGCTTGAAGAAGAGCTGAACTCTACCGATCCGTCCTCGCATGGCGTTGTCATTGGGTGGTGGAAATCACCAACAGCGACTCCTAGCGTAACTTTCGCTCTGGCGTTCATCGTTCTTCTCTACGCTCACTATCTGGGCATCAAGAAGAGCTTCACGGGATGGTTGAAACATACATTCCTGAACCCGATTCACATTCTGGAGGAGTTCATCATCAAGCCGTTGACGCTGCCTTTGCGTCTATTCGGTAACATCTTTGCGGGTGAGGTTTTGATTGCCTTCCTGCTGGGTGTAGGGATCTTCGGAAGCATTCCGCTGTTCCTGTGGTTGGGCTACTCGGTGTTCGTCGGTTCCGTACAGGCATTCATTTTCACAACGCTGGCGATGGTTTACCTGTCACAGCAAGTGAATGAAGATCACTAA
- the atpD gene encoding F0F1 ATP synthase subunit beta, producing MANGRVVQVMGPVVDVEFDRGHLPAIYNAIKIQHKAQSAGERDIDLTVEVATHLGDNLVRTVAMSSTDGLVRGMEAVDTGAAISVPVGAITLGRVFNVLGEPIDLQELGQVDRRDPIHRKAPEFVDQATTVEILETGIKVIDLLAPYIKGGKIGLFGGAGVGKTVTIQELINNIAQEHGGISVFAGVGERTREGNDLYHEMKDAGVLPKTAMVFGQMNEPPGARLRVALTGLTMAEYFRDEEGRDVLLFVDNIFRFTQAGSEVSALLGRMPSAVGYQPTLATEMGQLQERITSTKKGSVTSIQAIYVPADDYTDPAPATTFAHLDATTNLERSIAELGIFPAVDPLASTSRALAPDIVGQEHYDVARSVQKILQRYKELQDIIAILGMDELSDDDKQVVGRARRIQRFLSQSFHVAEQFTGNPGQYVPLKETVRSFKEILEGKHDHLPEGAFLYVGTIEEAVEKAKKMA from the coding sequence ATGGCGAATGGACGTGTGGTTCAGGTAATGGGTCCGGTTGTTGACGTCGAGTTCGACCGCGGACACCTGCCTGCCATTTACAATGCGATCAAGATTCAACATAAAGCACAAAGTGCCGGTGAGCGCGACATCGACTTGACTGTTGAGGTTGCTACTCATTTGGGCGATAACTTGGTTCGTACCGTTGCAATGTCTTCCACTGACGGTTTGGTTCGTGGTATGGAAGCAGTTGATACCGGTGCAGCTATCTCCGTTCCAGTGGGTGCAATCACCCTCGGACGCGTATTTAACGTATTGGGTGAGCCGATCGACCTGCAAGAACTCGGTCAAGTAGATCGTCGTGACCCAATTCACCGTAAAGCTCCTGAGTTCGTAGACCAAGCAACGACTGTTGAGATCCTGGAAACAGGTATCAAAGTTATTGACCTCTTGGCTCCGTACATCAAGGGTGGTAAGATCGGTCTATTTGGTGGTGCGGGTGTAGGTAAAACCGTTACTATTCAAGAGCTGATCAACAACATCGCGCAAGAGCACGGTGGTATTTCCGTATTCGCTGGTGTAGGTGAGCGTACCCGTGAAGGTAACGACCTGTACCACGAGATGAAAGACGCAGGCGTACTGCCGAAAACCGCGATGGTATTCGGTCAGATGAACGAACCGCCTGGTGCACGTCTTCGTGTAGCGTTGACTGGTCTGACTATGGCGGAATACTTCCGTGATGAAGAAGGCCGCGACGTTCTTCTCTTTGTTGATAACATCTTCCGCTTTACACAAGCGGGTTCCGAAGTTTCTGCTCTCTTGGGCCGTATGCCATCTGCGGTAGGTTACCAACCAACATTGGCTACCGAAATGGGTCAGCTGCAAGAGCGTATTACTTCCACGAAAAAAGGTTCCGTAACGTCCATTCAAGCGATCTACGTACCAGCGGATGACTACACTGACCCGGCTCCTGCTACTACGTTTGCTCACTTGGACGCTACAACGAACTTGGAGCGTTCCATCGCTGAGCTGGGTATCTTCCCTGCGGTAGACCCACTCGCATCCACTTCCCGTGCTCTGGCTCCTGATATTGTAGGACAAGAACACTATGATGTGGCTCGTAGCGTTCAAAAAATCCTGCAACGTTACAAAGAACTGCAAGATATCATCGCGATTCTCGGTATGGACGAGTTGAGCGACGACGACAAGCAAGTAGTTGGACGCGCACGCCGCATTCAACGTTTCTTGTCCCAGTCCTTCCACGTTGCCGAGCAGTTCACTGGTAACCCAGGCCAATACGTGCCATTGAAGGAAACTGTTCGCAGCTTCAAGGAAATCCTCGAAGGTAAGCATGACCACCTGCCAGAGGGCGCGTTCCTGTACGTAGGTACAATTGAAGAAGCGGTAGAAAAAGCGAAGAAAATGGCGTAA
- a CDS encoding AtpZ/AtpI family protein codes for MSKLDNPWRAITLVTLIGVDMAVCVISGVLLGKYLDSLFSTNPLFLMVGLLAGLGIGVYSVYRIVRGYL; via the coding sequence GTGTCGAAATTGGATAATCCGTGGCGAGCGATCACATTGGTCACCCTGATCGGTGTCGATATGGCCGTTTGCGTGATTTCGGGAGTCCTTCTGGGAAAATACTTGGATAGTCTTTTCTCTACCAATCCGCTTTTTTTGATGGTTGGGCTGCTCGCGGGATTAGGAATAGGCGTGTATAGCGTCTACCGCATCGTTCGCGGTTACCTCTAG
- the atpG gene encoding ATP synthase F1 subunit gamma, protein MAKGIREIRRSIKSKKDMRQITKAMKMVAAAKLRRNQDKAEAARPYADKIQEVIASIASGTSGSKHPMLQNRPVKKTGYIVITSDRGLAGGYNANILRKVVNTINEKHKSKDEYGIFVIGRKGRDFFSKRNYPLLDEVTGLPTSPAFADIKKIAGAAVQMFENEQIDELYLCYNKFQSAISQIPTVKQLLPLEAPESNNARAINYEYEPSSEEVLADLLPKYAETLVYSALLEAKASEEGSRMTAMGNATDNATDMINRLTLSYNRARQAAITQEISEIVAGANAQA, encoded by the coding sequence GTGGCTAAAGGAATACGTGAGATTCGACGCAGTATCAAAAGCAAGAAAGATATGCGCCAAATCACGAAAGCGATGAAAATGGTGGCGGCTGCAAAGCTTCGCCGTAACCAGGATAAAGCTGAGGCGGCACGCCCGTATGCTGACAAGATCCAAGAAGTGATCGCAAGTATCGCGAGTGGGACTTCTGGTTCCAAACATCCAATGTTGCAAAATCGTCCTGTGAAAAAGACTGGTTATATTGTCATCACTTCCGACCGTGGACTTGCTGGGGGTTACAATGCCAACATTCTCCGTAAAGTGGTAAATACCATTAACGAGAAGCACAAGTCCAAGGATGAATACGGTATTTTTGTGATTGGCCGCAAAGGTCGTGACTTCTTCAGCAAACGGAACTACCCGCTTTTGGATGAAGTGACAGGTCTGCCAACCAGCCCAGCCTTTGCTGATATCAAGAAAATTGCCGGTGCAGCAGTCCAAATGTTCGAGAACGAGCAGATTGACGAACTGTACCTGTGCTACAACAAGTTCCAAAGTGCAATTTCGCAAATACCTACCGTAAAACAATTGCTGCCATTGGAAGCTCCCGAGAGCAACAATGCGCGCGCAATCAATTACGAGTATGAGCCGTCCTCGGAAGAAGTATTGGCGGACCTGTTGCCGAAATATGCGGAAACACTGGTTTACAGTGCACTTCTCGAAGCAAAAGCTTCTGAAGAAGGTTCCCGTATGACTGCAATGGGCAACGCGACAGACAATGCTACGGATATGATCAACCGTTTAACGTTGAGCTACAACCGTGCTCGTCAGGCAGCCATTACACAAGAGATTTCCGAGATCGTTGCAGGTGCAAACGCACAGGCTTAG
- a CDS encoding F0F1 ATP synthase subunit delta, with protein sequence MSSAVGKRYARALFEVASERSKIDQVEADLGAIVEAVEGNEDLKKIMLHPHIAADAKATLADELFKSHVGEEAFNFLNVLIENGREVDLVDIYRSFVQLANEARGFADAIVTSAKPLSTEEQNELAEKFGQTLNKKLRMTAVVDPAILGGVIIKIGDRLYDGSLKTKLETFAQKA encoded by the coding sequence ATGAGTAGCGCAGTAGGAAAACGTTATGCTCGTGCGCTCTTTGAAGTAGCGAGTGAACGTAGCAAGATTGATCAGGTAGAAGCAGACCTGGGTGCAATCGTGGAAGCGGTTGAAGGCAATGAAGATCTGAAAAAGATCATGCTGCACCCTCACATCGCAGCAGATGCGAAAGCTACGCTCGCTGACGAATTGTTCAAAAGCCATGTAGGGGAAGAAGCCTTTAATTTTCTGAACGTCCTGATTGAGAACGGACGCGAAGTTGATCTGGTTGATATCTACCGTTCTTTTGTACAATTGGCGAACGAAGCTCGTGGATTTGCAGATGCGATTGTGACAAGTGCAAAACCGCTTTCTACTGAAGAGCAAAATGAGCTCGCTGAGAAGTTCGGACAAACGCTGAATAAAAAGCTGCGTATGACAGCAGTCGTAGATCCAGCGATTCTCGGTGGCGTTATTATCAAAATTGGCGACCGTCTGTACGATGGTAGCTTGAAAACGAAGTTGGAAACCTTTGCGCAAAAAGCGTAA
- a CDS encoding F0F1 ATP synthase subunit epsilon, whose translation MSKMTVEVVTPERVVYSGQAEMVIARGLQGEIGIMPNHMPLVTPLKTAPVRIKTEGDKEVKMAVSGGFMEVRGDKVTILAETAELPGDIDVERAKAARERAEKRLTEKYAELDVKRAERALQRAMARLDVSK comes from the coding sequence GTGAGTAAGATGACAGTTGAAGTCGTAACTCCTGAACGGGTTGTCTACAGCGGTCAGGCTGAAATGGTGATTGCTCGCGGCTTGCAAGGGGAAATTGGTATTATGCCGAACCACATGCCGTTGGTAACCCCGCTGAAAACAGCGCCAGTTCGGATTAAGACAGAAGGCGATAAAGAAGTAAAGATGGCTGTAAGTGGCGGCTTCATGGAAGTGCGCGGCGATAAAGTGACCATCCTTGCTGAAACGGCTGAATTGCCGGGAGACATCGATGTTGAACGCGCGAAGGCAGCGAGAGAGCGTGCTGAAAAGCGTTTGACTGAGAAATATGCCGAGCTCGACGTCAAGCGTGCAGAACGCGCGCTGCAACGTGCGATGGCACGTCTCGACGTATCGAAGTAA
- a CDS encoding ATP synthase subunit I, which translates to MQTFSSAMRSTFRYAFFCMAIASILWAVLPSYRFFLQSLLLGMVCSLVNGTVLFSKTWRISQMAVDPNVRPKGTGMLQRLAVAGFAVFLTMRFPHLFGIAGVLIGLFLFQILSFLFVYRSFK; encoded by the coding sequence ATGCAAACGTTTTCTTCGGCAATGCGATCCACTTTTCGCTATGCCTTTTTCTGTATGGCAATTGCCTCGATACTCTGGGCGGTGTTGCCATCGTATCGTTTCTTTTTGCAAAGTCTACTGCTTGGGATGGTTTGCAGCTTGGTAAATGGCACGGTTCTCTTCAGCAAAACCTGGCGCATTAGTCAGATGGCTGTTGATCCAAACGTCCGGCCAAAAGGGACTGGTATGCTGCAGCGACTGGCTGTGGCAGGCTTTGCAGTCTTTTTGACAATGCGTTTTCCCCATTTGTTTGGAATCGCTGGCGTATTGATAGGTTTATTCCTCTTTCAGATTCTCAGTTTCCTTTTTGTGTATCGCTCCTTTAAATAG